The genomic region TCTGGATCTGCGTGCCTTGAGTACGTGCTATCACCCAGATTTGCCCACCCTTTGGGGTGTATTGAATTGCATTGGCAATTAAGTTAGAGAACAGTCGATTGATATGAGCGATGTCCCCCAATATATATAGCCCTGAAGTTAAATCTGACGTTAGGAGAATTTCTTTTGCTTGAGCTTGGGGTTCAAAGGACTCTACTAAACCTTTTAATATTGGCTCTAGATCTAAAGGAACTTTTGCTGAGTGGGGTATCTGTTGAGTTTGGTCGGAGCGGGCGAGAAAGAGTAAATCCTCAATTAGATTTGTCATTTGGTCGGCAGCCCAGGCGATCGCTGCTATTCTTTTCTTATCCGCAGCATGAATTCGCTCTGGATGATTCAAAATTAGACCGATGTTACTTTTAATCACCGTCAACGGACTTCTCAGCTCGTGAGAGGCGTTGGTAGTAAACCATTTGACTCGCATCAGACTTTGTTCGATGGGTTGCACTGTTTGCCGCGTCAGCCAAAATCCGCCCAATCCACACAAACCTAGTTCTGTGAGCAGACCGATACTCAACCGCCAGCGCCACTTTTCCAGCAGCTCATCCACCGTTCTGAGAGATTTACTGACTCGAACGTAGCCCTGCAATTCTCCCGCTCTCTGAATGTCAGGGCTACGAACGGCAATCGTTAACTGGCGTAACTGCCCAATTTGCTGCACCGAGTCAGACACTTGGGGTGGCAGCGACGATCTACGCCTTCCCTGTGTTGCCAAGGGTTTACCACTAGCATCGAACCATTCCAATGTCACGCCGCGAATTTCTAAATCTTCCCAAATATCATCGTTCAAATCGACTTGAGGATGCTTTTGCTTGCTCAGACTCAAGGCTGCAATTCTTGCCATAGCCGTCAGTTGCTGGTCTAAATCCCAGTAGAGACTGCGAGCAAATAGCCAATAGGTCACTCCTGCAAACGCACCTAATAGCACTGCCATAATTGCCAAATATGTGCCAAATAAGCGGTATCTGAGAGCTTTTGAATTCACGATCGCTCCTTGAGGCGATAACCCAAGCCGTGGACTGTTTGGATTGCGTCTTTCGGGACTCCTACGTTTGTCAGCTTGTGGCGCAGGCGCTTAATGTGCGCTCTCACGACTTCTTCATTCGGCGAATCTTCTAATGCCCAGAGGCGATCCAAAAGCTCAGCTTGGCTGAAGATCCGCTGGCGGTTGCGCAAAAACAACTCCAGCATTTGATATTCTTTGGAAGTGACATTAACTGCTTGGGAGCCATAGGTGACAGCTAAGGTGCTGGGATCTAACTTTAACTCTCCCCAACTGAGAATCGGTTGTCGCCCCGGACTATCTCGACGTAACAAGGCGCGGATGCGAGCTGCTAATTCGTTGACATCAAAAGGTTTGATCACGTAAT from Chroococcidiopsis sp. SAG 2025 harbors:
- a CDS encoding sensor histidine kinase — protein: MNSKALRYRLFGTYLAIMAVLLGAFAGVTYWLFARSLYWDLDQQLTAMARIAALSLSKQKHPQVDLNDDIWEDLEIRGVTLEWFDASGKPLATQGRRRSSLPPQVSDSVQQIGQLRQLTIAVRSPDIQRAGELQGYVRVSKSLRTVDELLEKWRWRLSIGLLTELGLCGLGGFWLTRQTVQPIEQSLMRVKWFTTNASHELRSPLTVIKSNIGLILNHPERIHAADKKRIAAIAWAADQMTNLIEDLLFLARSDQTQQIPHSAKVPLDLEPILKGLVESFEPQAQAKEILLTSDLTSGLYILGDIAHINRLFSNLIANAIQYTPKGGQIWVIARTQGTQIQIDVRDTGIGIATEDRDRIFDPFWQADEARSYHSGGYGLGLAIAKTITTQHSGKIYVNSELEQGTTFTVVLPLSFSVMS
- a CDS encoding response regulator transcription factor yields the protein MRILVVEDNELIAETLADVLQDQHYVVDIALDGEAGWQQAEAFDYDLILLDLMLPKLDGISLCKRLRSSGYGKPILMLTARDSSADKIVGLDSGADDYVIKPFDVNELAARIRALLRRDSPGRQPILSWGELKLDPSTLAVTYGSQAVNVTSKEYQMLELFLRNRQRIFSQAELLDRLWALEDSPNEEVVRAHIKRLRHKLTNVGVPKDAIQTVHGLGYRLKERS